A part of Streptomyces sp. DSM 40750 genomic DNA contains:
- a CDS encoding cell division protein SepF, which produces MSSHDVTDEQWEGLAQVVPLRGRDAWPSAVGHRTIPEAETEARRRFVVLRVNVFADAREVAETLMAGVPVLLDLSGAEPDTAKRVLDFSTGVVFGLASGMHRVDRNVFLLTPPGTEVRGLMEGAGVPGL; this is translated from the coding sequence GTGAGCAGCCACGATGTCACCGACGAACAGTGGGAGGGGCTCGCCCAAGTCGTGCCGTTGCGGGGCCGGGACGCCTGGCCGTCCGCGGTCGGCCACCGGACCATACCGGAGGCCGAGACCGAGGCCCGGCGCCGGTTCGTGGTCCTCCGCGTCAATGTCTTCGCGGACGCCCGCGAGGTGGCGGAGACGCTGATGGCCGGCGTTCCGGTGCTGCTGGATCTGTCGGGCGCGGAGCCCGACACGGCCAAGCGCGTGCTGGATTTCAGCACGGGGGTCGTTTTCGGCCTCGCCAGCGGAATGCACCGGGTCGACCGGAACGTGTTCCTTCTCACGCCGCCGGGGACCGAGGTGCGGGGGCTGATGGAAGGCGCGGGGGTTCCCGGGTTGTGA
- a CDS encoding ATP-binding protein, which produces MTVSSLSPVLSGADAGARPERPSVTELRLSAFAGHRNAVFPLGPLTLLAGRSGTGKTTALRAYEALARLGGGARLDEAFPDPESCVPERARPDAQRRRGFRIGCTADGPEGPVRLDVAVQAEPELRIVGERLTAGGLILLQTALVDPSRPVVQAAWHTAGSSPVTRGPLPDDLLGTALLPLRVAGKTDGQRQVLAAAEQMVVALRSVYACDPRPGRMRAAVPLGSGRLLRGCDNLADVLWRTRTECGRRHALLVAALRDGCAGPVLDLLAEPLRDGAVRAVLDRGDGVRTALGLLGDGELRYLALALVLFTGPGVLEVDPVAEVPAALQTLTVLADGFDRALDPRQALELVRLAARMCERGHIRLVGAVSDAAWAAGVAGVAVVDLNRERS; this is translated from the coding sequence ATGACCGTGTCATCCCTGTCGCCAGTGCTGTCCGGCGCGGACGCCGGGGCGCGCCCGGAGCGGCCGAGCGTCACCGAACTGCGGCTCTCCGCCTTCGCCGGACATCGGAACGCTGTCTTCCCGCTGGGCCCGCTGACCCTCCTCGCGGGACGCAGCGGCACCGGCAAGACCACCGCGCTGCGGGCGTACGAGGCGCTGGCGCGGCTCGGCGGCGGCGCCCGCCTCGACGAGGCGTTCCCGGACCCGGAGAGCTGTGTCCCCGAGCGGGCCCGCCCCGACGCCCAGCGGCGGCGCGGCTTCCGCATCGGCTGCACGGCCGACGGCCCCGAGGGACCCGTACGGCTCGACGTCGCCGTCCAGGCCGAGCCCGAACTCCGCATCGTGGGCGAGCGGTTGACGGCCGGCGGGCTGATCCTGCTGCAGACGGCACTGGTCGACCCCAGCCGCCCCGTCGTCCAGGCCGCCTGGCACACGGCCGGTTCGTCCCCGGTCACCCGTGGCCCCCTGCCCGACGATCTGCTCGGCACCGCGCTGCTCCCGCTCCGCGTCGCCGGCAAGACGGACGGCCAGCGCCAGGTCCTCGCCGCCGCCGAGCAGATGGTGGTCGCGCTCCGCTCGGTCTACGCCTGTGATCCGCGCCCCGGCCGGATGCGTGCCGCCGTGCCGCTCGGCTCCGGACGGCTGCTCCGGGGCTGCGACAACCTCGCCGACGTGCTGTGGCGCACACGGACGGAGTGCGGCCGACGGCACGCGCTGCTCGTCGCGGCCCTCCGCGACGGCTGCGCGGGCCCGGTCCTCGATCTGCTCGCCGAGCCGCTGCGCGACGGAGCGGTACGGGCGGTGCTGGACCGGGGCGACGGGGTGCGGACGGCCCTGGGCCTGCTCGGAGACGGAGAGCTGAGGTATCTCGCGCTGGCCCTCGTGCTGTTCACCGGCCCCGGGGTGCTGGAGGTCGACCCGGTCGCGGAGGTGCCGGCTGCGCTCCAGACGCTCACGGTCCTCGCCGACGGTTTCGACCGTGCCCTGGACCCGAGGCAGGCCCTGGAGCTGGTGCGGCTGGCGGCCCGGATGTGCGAGCGCGGGCACATCCGGCTGGTCGGCGCGGTGAGCGACGCGGCCTGGGCCGCCGGGGTGGCTGGGGTGGCGGTGGTAGACCTGAACCGTGAAAGATCCTGA
- a CDS encoding nucleotide pyrophosphohydrolase, protein MKDPESARKPDVATLQRRLAEFAAARDWQPYHTPKNLVSALSVEASELVEIFQWLTPEESARVMSDPETAHRVTDEVADVLAYLLQLCEVLGIDPLSALDAKIDRNERRFPAPEKP, encoded by the coding sequence GTGAAAGATCCTGAATCCGCGCGGAAGCCCGACGTGGCGACCCTGCAGCGGCGGCTCGCCGAGTTCGCCGCCGCTCGCGACTGGCAGCCGTACCACACGCCCAAGAACCTGGTCTCCGCGCTGAGTGTCGAGGCGTCCGAACTCGTCGAGATCTTCCAGTGGTTGACACCGGAGGAGTCCGCCCGCGTGATGTCGGACCCGGAGACCGCCCACCGGGTCACGGACGAAGTCGCCGACGTGCTCGCCTACTTGCTCCAGCTCTGCGAGGTGCTGGGGATCGATCCACTGTCAGCCCTGGATGCGAAGATCGACCGCAACGAACGGAGATTTCCGGCGCCGGAGAAGCCCTGA
- a CDS encoding DUF6099 family protein — protein sequence MDAVRLILASRRALAGSVEGPQIMAEAWQSYALAQAIGSRLAVSGPPELRGEALGLTELAGSGCGILGAPPLGVGDLRAAQLTELGDAHESLLRLGGLLGEVGIALVGLASGADDEATYWQCMEAIDAADEARDRVLEMLRRLAVRDQVLSERDAATG from the coding sequence ATGGATGCGGTGCGGCTCATCTTGGCGAGCAGGCGTGCTCTGGCGGGCAGCGTCGAGGGACCTCAGATCATGGCCGAGGCGTGGCAGTCCTATGCCCTGGCCCAGGCGATCGGCAGCCGCCTCGCGGTCTCGGGTCCGCCCGAACTGCGCGGCGAGGCCCTGGGGTTGACCGAGCTGGCGGGCAGCGGCTGCGGCATACTCGGCGCCCCGCCGCTCGGCGTGGGTGATTTACGCGCCGCCCAGCTCACCGAGTTGGGCGACGCCCACGAGTCGCTGCTGCGGCTCGGGGGCCTGCTGGGGGAGGTCGGTATCGCGCTCGTGGGGCTGGCGAGCGGGGCGGACGACGAGGCGACGTACTGGCAGTGCATGGAGGCGATCGATGCGGCGGACGAGGCCCGGGACCGGGTGCTGGAGATGCTGCGACGCCTGGCGGTGAGAGACCAGGTGCTGTCGGAACGGGATGCGGCGACGGGGTGA
- a CDS encoding LLM class F420-dependent oxidoreductase — translation MDLRIFTEPQQGATYDTLLTVAKATEELGFDAFFRSDHYLRMGSTDGLPGPTDAWITLAGLARETKRIRLGTLMTAGTFRLPGVLAIQVAQIDQMSGGRVELGLGAGWFEEEHKAYGIPFPKEKFARLEEQLAIVTGLWATEVGKTFSYEGTYYQLTDSPALPKPAQTKVPVLIGGHGASRTPRLAGQYADEFNMPFASIEDSERQFGRVRKAVEEAGRKADDLVYSNALVVCVGKDDAEVQRRADIIGRDVDELKANGLAGSPAEVVDKIARYQAIGSQRLYLQILDLDDLDHLELISTQVQSQLS, via the coding sequence ATGGATCTTCGCATCTTCACCGAGCCCCAGCAGGGGGCGACCTACGACACCCTCCTCACCGTCGCCAAGGCCACCGAGGAGCTCGGCTTCGACGCCTTCTTCCGTTCCGACCATTACCTCCGGATGGGCTCGACGGACGGTCTGCCCGGCCCCACCGACGCCTGGATCACCCTGGCCGGCCTCGCCCGTGAGACCAAGCGCATCCGCCTTGGCACCCTGATGACCGCCGGCACGTTCCGCCTGCCCGGCGTGCTCGCCATCCAGGTCGCGCAGATCGACCAGATGTCCGGCGGCCGCGTCGAACTCGGCCTGGGCGCGGGCTGGTTCGAGGAGGAGCACAAGGCGTACGGCATTCCGTTCCCCAAGGAGAAGTTCGCCCGCCTGGAGGAGCAACTGGCCATCGTCACCGGCCTGTGGGCCACCGAGGTCGGCAAGACGTTCTCGTACGAGGGCACTTACTACCAGTTGACCGACTCGCCCGCGCTGCCCAAGCCGGCGCAGACCAAGGTGCCGGTCCTGATCGGTGGGCACGGCGCGAGCCGCACCCCGCGCCTCGCCGGGCAGTACGCCGACGAGTTCAACATGCCGTTCGCCTCGATCGAGGACAGTGAGCGCCAGTTCGGCCGGGTGCGCAAGGCCGTCGAGGAGGCGGGCCGCAAGGCCGACGACCTCGTGTACTCCAACGCCCTGGTCGTCTGTGTCGGCAAGGACGACGCCGAGGTTCAGCGCCGAGCCGACATCATCGGGCGTGACGTCGACGAGCTGAAGGCCAACGGTCTCGCCGGCTCCCCGGCCGAGGTCGTCGACAAGATCGCCCGCTACCAGGCCATCGGCTCTCAGCGCCTCTACCTCCAGATCCTCGACCTCGACGACCTGGACCACCTGGAACTGATCTCCACGCAGGTGCAGTCGCAGCTGTCTTGA
- a CDS encoding RNA-guided endonuclease InsQ/TnpB family protein translates to MQLRYSFRLYPDTGQQTALAKAFGCARVVFNDAVRARNDARKAEQPYPTAGQLSRKLITEAKQTKERSWLGEVSAVVLQQSLRDAETAYRNFFASLKGTRKGPRTGAPRFKSRKDTRHSIRFTANARWKITDSGRLNLPKIGAVKVKWSRTLPTTPTSVTVIKDAAGRYFASFVLDTDPAADAARMPETDRIVGIDLGLSHFAVLSDGTKIDSPRFLRRAEKKLKKAQKELSRKQKGSKNRAKARLKVARAHAEVADARREFHHQLSTKLTSENQGIAVEDLSVAGLARTRLAKSVHDAGWSSFISMLQYKAERYGRTLVKIGRFTPTSQTCSTCGVKDGPKPLNVREWTCTACGTVHDRDTNAAINVKTAAGLAVSACGAPVRPGAVPAQREETGSHGFPTGNCAA, encoded by the coding sequence ATGCAGCTCAGGTACAGCTTCCGCCTGTACCCGGACACCGGTCAGCAGACTGCGTTGGCGAAGGCGTTCGGGTGCGCCCGTGTCGTGTTCAACGACGCGGTCCGCGCTCGTAACGACGCACGAAAGGCCGAGCAGCCGTACCCGACGGCCGGCCAGCTGTCCCGGAAGCTGATCACCGAGGCCAAGCAGACGAAGGAGCGGTCCTGGCTGGGTGAGGTCTCCGCGGTGGTACTCCAGCAGTCCCTGCGCGACGCCGAGACCGCCTACCGCAACTTCTTCGCCTCCCTCAAGGGCACGCGCAAGGGCCCCAGGACCGGTGCGCCGCGGTTCAAGTCCCGCAAGGACACCCGGCACTCGATCCGGTTCACCGCGAACGCCCGCTGGAAGATCACCGACAGCGGACGGCTGAACCTGCCGAAGATCGGCGCGGTGAAGGTGAAGTGGTCCCGCACGCTGCCCACCACCCCCACCTCCGTCACCGTCATCAAGGACGCGGCCGGACGGTACTTCGCCTCCTTCGTCCTCGACACCGACCCCGCCGCCGACGCGGCCCGGATGCCGGAGACCGACCGCATCGTCGGCATCGATCTCGGCCTGAGCCACTTCGCGGTCCTCTCCGACGGCACGAAGATTGACTCCCCGCGCTTTTTGCGGCGCGCGGAGAAGAAGCTGAAGAAGGCCCAAAAGGAACTGTCCCGCAAGCAGAAGGGATCAAAGAACCGGGCCAAGGCCCGCCTCAAGGTCGCCCGCGCCCACGCCGAAGTCGCTGACGCACGCCGTGAGTTCCACCACCAGCTCTCCACGAAGCTGACCTCCGAGAACCAAGGGATCGCCGTGGAGGACCTGTCGGTGGCGGGACTGGCCCGCACCAGGCTGGCCAAGTCCGTGCACGACGCCGGATGGTCATCGTTCATCAGCATGCTGCAGTACAAAGCGGAACGGTACGGCCGCACCCTGGTCAAGATCGGCCGGTTCACACCGACCTCCCAGACCTGCTCCACCTGCGGCGTCAAGGACGGACCCAAACCCCTGAACGTCCGGGAATGGACCTGTACCGCCTGCGGCACCGTCCACGACCGGGACACCAACGCCGCGATCAACGTGAAGACCGCCGCCGGACTGGCGGTATCAGCCTGCGGAGCGCCGGTAAGACCAGGAGCAGTCCCGGCACAGCGCGAAGAAACAGGAAGCCACGGATTCCCCACCGGAAACTGCGCCGCGTAG
- the tnpA gene encoding IS200/IS605 family transposase, translating into MSEMQEIRTGRHCVFVMHVHLVFVTKFRHKVFTDVHLTRMEEIMRSVCADFECTLVEFNGEDDHVHLLVDFPPKVAVTKLVNSLKGVSSRRLRQEFPDLVRHYWRANKLWSGSYFAGTVGGAPLTVVRQYIEQQNRPV; encoded by the coding sequence ATGAGTGAGATGCAGGAGATCAGAACTGGTCGGCACTGTGTTTTCGTGATGCATGTGCACTTGGTCTTCGTGACCAAGTTCCGGCACAAGGTGTTCACCGATGTTCATCTGACGCGGATGGAGGAGATCATGCGGTCGGTGTGCGCGGACTTCGAGTGCACACTGGTGGAGTTCAACGGCGAGGACGACCACGTCCACCTGCTGGTGGACTTCCCGCCCAAGGTCGCCGTGACCAAGCTGGTCAACTCCCTCAAGGGCGTCTCCTCCCGCCGCCTCCGGCAGGAGTTCCCCGACTTGGTGCGCCACTACTGGCGGGCCAACAAGCTCTGGTCCGGGTCTTACTTCGCCGGAACCGTCGGCGGCGCCCCGCTCACCGTGGTCAGGCAGTACATCGAGCAGCAGAACCGGCCGGTGTGA
- a CDS encoding dioxygenase family protein — translation MGAAMNSILAPAVPGGAYDRFLVDALPKARAQREWTPEDGPLPALYLSHGAPPLFDDGPWLRELFGWAQSLPKPRSVLIVSAHWEAAPLCISAPGAHTPLVYDFGGFHPRYYTMKYDTPDASALAQRVAGTVPDGEPLYQHRSRGLDHGAWVPLMAMYPLADIPVLQLSMPTQDPDRLLGLGARLASLREEGVLVVGSGFMTHGLPFITPAMFHGEVPGWSSDFDAWAADALARGDVDELAAFKDRAPGMPYAHPTVDHYIPLFITLGAAGRPDAAVTTAIDGYAMGFSKRSFQTAV, via the coding sequence ATGGGTGCTGCTATGAACTCCATCCTCGCCCCGGCGGTCCCCGGCGGGGCGTACGACCGGTTCCTGGTCGATGCCCTGCCCAAGGCCCGCGCCCAGCGCGAGTGGACCCCTGAAGACGGCCCGCTCCCCGCGCTGTACCTGAGCCATGGCGCGCCCCCGCTCTTCGACGACGGCCCCTGGCTGCGGGAGCTCTTCGGCTGGGCCCAGTCGCTGCCGAAGCCCAGGAGCGTCCTGATCGTCTCCGCGCACTGGGAGGCGGCGCCCCTGTGCATCTCGGCCCCCGGGGCGCACACCCCTCTCGTGTACGACTTCGGCGGTTTCCACCCGCGCTACTACACGATGAAGTACGACACCCCGGACGCGAGCGCTCTGGCGCAGCGCGTGGCCGGGACCGTCCCCGACGGCGAGCCGCTGTACCAGCACCGCAGCCGGGGCCTCGACCACGGCGCGTGGGTGCCGCTCATGGCCATGTACCCCCTCGCGGACATCCCGGTCCTGCAGCTGAGCATGCCCACCCAGGACCCGGACCGGCTCCTCGGACTCGGCGCCCGGCTCGCCTCGCTGCGCGAGGAGGGCGTCCTGGTCGTGGGCTCCGGCTTCATGACCCACGGGCTGCCGTTCATCACCCCCGCCATGTTCCACGGCGAGGTCCCCGGCTGGTCCTCCGACTTCGACGCCTGGGCCGCCGACGCCCTCGCCCGGGGCGACGTCGACGAACTCGCCGCCTTCAAGGACCGCGCCCCCGGCATGCCCTACGCCCACCCCACCGTCGACCACTACATCCCCCTCTTCATCACCCTCGGCGCCGCCGGCCGGCCCGACGCGGCGGTGACCACGGCGATCGACGGCTACGCGATGGGCTTCTCGAAGAGGTCGTTCCAGACGGCGGTGTAA
- a CDS encoding amidohydrolase has protein sequence MSDRTPPSATGHRLLVRGCDVLRVPVAGECDVLPGQDIVVEDGVIADVRPTGPERLGERGAEVVDGRGLLALPGLVNAHTHSPMVLMRGAAEDVTVEGWFNDRVWPMESNLTAEDVRVGARLACAEMIRSGVTTFADHYFFPEQIAEAVAETGLRADIAPTCFSSGGERALDATVAFAEEWHGGAGGRVTVSLGPHAPYTVDDKDLRTLADHARRLGVRIHIHAAEHLEQTESSLERRGITPVRVLHDTGVLDAGVLIAHGCGIVERDLPLLAEYAGTTAVACCPKVYLKHALSPLTPVRGLLAAGVTVAVGTDGAAGHNTLDVWEALRLVALTQKQAVRDATWMTVSDTLRLAVRGGARALGLQDRIGSLEPGMRADIVLTDLSGPHCRPLHDPRAALVYSARASDVRTVVVDGRVLMRDGRLLTVDEPALLAEADARVARILDTSHGRAVQHYDP, from the coding sequence ATGAGCGACAGAACGCCCCCTTCCGCTACCGGCCACCGCCTCCTGGTGCGTGGCTGTGACGTGCTGCGCGTCCCGGTGGCGGGCGAGTGTGACGTACTGCCCGGGCAGGACATCGTGGTGGAGGACGGCGTCATCGCGGACGTACGGCCGACGGGGCCGGAGCGGCTGGGGGAGCGGGGCGCGGAGGTGGTCGACGGGCGTGGCCTGCTGGCCCTGCCCGGGCTCGTGAACGCGCACACGCACAGCCCGATGGTGTTGATGCGGGGTGCCGCCGAGGACGTGACGGTCGAGGGATGGTTCAACGACCGGGTGTGGCCGATGGAGTCCAATCTGACGGCCGAGGATGTGCGGGTCGGGGCGCGGCTGGCCTGTGCGGAGATGATCCGGTCGGGGGTCACGACCTTCGCGGACCACTACTTCTTTCCGGAACAGATCGCCGAGGCGGTCGCCGAGACGGGGCTGCGGGCCGACATCGCGCCCACCTGCTTCAGCAGCGGTGGCGAGCGGGCACTGGACGCCACCGTCGCGTTCGCGGAGGAGTGGCACGGCGGGGCCGGCGGCCGGGTGACCGTCTCGCTCGGCCCGCACGCGCCGTACACCGTGGACGACAAGGATCTGCGGACCCTGGCCGACCATGCCCGGCGGCTCGGGGTGCGGATCCACATCCATGCCGCCGAGCATCTGGAGCAGACGGAGTCGAGCCTGGAGCGGCGCGGGATCACACCGGTCAGGGTGCTGCACGACACCGGGGTGCTGGACGCCGGTGTGCTCATCGCGCACGGCTGTGGGATCGTCGAGCGGGATCTGCCGTTGCTGGCGGAGTACGCGGGCACGACCGCCGTGGCCTGCTGCCCCAAGGTCTACCTCAAGCACGCGCTGTCCCCGCTGACCCCGGTCCGCGGCCTGCTGGCCGCCGGGGTCACCGTGGCCGTCGGTACGGACGGGGCCGCCGGCCACAACACGCTGGACGTGTGGGAGGCGCTGCGGCTGGTCGCGCTCACCCAGAAGCAGGCGGTGCGGGACGCGACCTGGATGACCGTCTCGGACACGCTTCGGCTGGCCGTGCGGGGCGGAGCACGCGCCCTGGGCCTCCAGGACCGGATCGGTTCGCTGGAGCCGGGCATGCGCGCCGACATCGTCCTCACCGATCTGTCCGGACCGCACTGCCGTCCGCTGCACGACCCGCGCGCCGCCCTCGTCTACAGCGCCCGCGCCAGTGACGTACGCACGGTCGTCGTCGACGGACGGGTCCTGATGCGTGACGGGCGGCTGCTCACCGTCGACGAGCCCGCCCTGCTCGCCGAGGCGGACGCGCGCGTGGCGCGGATCCTCGACACCTCCCACGGGAGGGCGGTGCAGCACTATGACCCGTGA
- a CDS encoding LacI family DNA-binding transcriptional regulator, with product MTRETAHERHERHERHERYGNGGAHDRPVVRRAASIKDVAAAAGVSPTTVSHVLSGNRPVNEQTAARVRSVVSRLGYVPASLARSLQAGSTSVIGLLIPDISNTFFAELAKGAEDAAHDLGYGLILCNTEFDADREDRYLGMIRSRFIDGMVYASGSPPSRRRLEALMGKFPIALADEEVEGLSGALIASADHEAGGRLVGEHLRALGHRRALMLTGPRDLKSGAARAQGFVQAFHGDVVERTGDFKEESGYRLVAELLDDGGGFADRTAVFAANDLMAFGALAALREAGLSVPDDVSVVGFDDIRAASLVNPPLTTVHQPAYDVGRTATAQLLQYVSRGEVPPASRHTLPVELKVRGSTAPPAAR from the coding sequence ATGACCCGTGAGACCGCCCATGAGAGACATGAGAGACACGAGAGACACGAGCGGTACGGGAACGGCGGCGCCCACGACCGGCCGGTCGTCCGCCGGGCCGCCTCCATCAAGGACGTGGCCGCGGCGGCCGGGGTCAGCCCGACCACCGTGTCGCATGTGCTGAGCGGGAACCGGCCCGTCAACGAGCAGACCGCGGCCCGCGTGCGGAGCGTCGTCAGCCGGCTGGGATACGTGCCCGCGTCGCTGGCCCGCAGCCTCCAGGCCGGGTCCACCTCCGTGATCGGGCTGCTGATCCCGGACATCAGCAACACCTTCTTCGCCGAGCTGGCCAAGGGCGCCGAGGACGCCGCCCACGACCTCGGGTACGGGCTGATCCTGTGCAACACCGAGTTCGACGCCGACCGCGAGGACCGCTATCTCGGCATGATCCGCAGCCGGTTCATCGACGGCATGGTGTACGCCTCCGGGTCGCCCCCGTCCCGGCGGCGACTGGAGGCGCTGATGGGCAAGTTCCCGATCGCGCTCGCCGACGAGGAGGTCGAGGGCCTGAGCGGCGCGCTCATCGCCAGTGCCGACCACGAGGCGGGTGGCCGGCTGGTCGGCGAGCACCTGCGGGCGCTGGGCCACCGCCGGGCCCTGATGCTGACCGGCCCCCGCGACCTGAAGAGCGGCGCGGCCCGCGCGCAGGGCTTCGTCCAGGCCTTCCACGGCGATGTCGTCGAGCGGACGGGCGACTTCAAGGAGGAGTCCGGGTACCGCCTGGTCGCAGAACTGCTCGACGACGGCGGCGGCTTCGCGGACCGTACCGCCGTGTTCGCGGCCAACGACCTGATGGCGTTCGGCGCGCTCGCCGCGCTGCGGGAGGCCGGGCTGTCCGTGCCGGACGACGTCTCCGTCGTCGGCTTCGACGACATCCGGGCCGCCTCGCTCGTCAACCCGCCGCTGACCACCGTCCACCAGCCCGCCTACGACGTCGGCCGCACCGCCACCGCGCAACTCCTCCAGTACGTCTCCCGGGGCGAGGTACCGCCCGCGTCCCGGCACACCCTCCCCGTCGAACTGAAGGTACGGGGCAGCACGGCGCCACCCGCCGCCCGCTGA
- a CDS encoding glutamine amidotransferase: MPRVLVIGESWFTFTVHQKGFDAFHTAEYTEGGGVFLDALRARGHEVTYVPAHEIPTRVPDTADGFDAYDVVVISDVGANSFQLPPETFNRSEPAPDRSELVRDFVERGGGVLMIGGYLTFSGIDARARWGRTPLAAALPVTMLDRDDRVELPAGAVPEVVGGHTVVAGLDRTWPALLGLNEVTVRPDAALLAECAGHPLLAVGGHGTGRSAAFTSDVAPHWAPPPFLEWTGYPELWDRLVRWLAGEKL, translated from the coding sequence ATGCCTCGAGTCCTCGTCATCGGCGAGTCCTGGTTCACGTTCACGGTCCATCAGAAGGGCTTCGACGCCTTCCACACCGCCGAGTACACCGAGGGCGGCGGAGTCTTCCTCGACGCGCTGCGCGCCCGCGGCCACGAGGTGACGTACGTGCCCGCGCACGAGATACCCACCCGGGTCCCGGACACCGCCGACGGCTTCGACGCCTACGACGTCGTGGTCATCAGCGATGTCGGGGCCAACAGCTTCCAGTTGCCGCCGGAGACCTTCAACCGGTCCGAGCCCGCGCCCGACCGCTCGGAACTGGTGCGGGACTTCGTCGAGCGCGGGGGCGGGGTGCTGATGATCGGCGGCTACCTCACGTTCAGCGGCATCGACGCCCGCGCCCGCTGGGGGCGTACGCCGCTGGCCGCCGCCCTGCCGGTGACGATGCTCGACCGCGACGACCGGGTGGAGCTGCCGGCCGGGGCCGTACCCGAAGTGGTGGGCGGACACACGGTCGTGGCCGGCCTCGACCGGACCTGGCCCGCGCTCCTCGGCCTCAACGAGGTCACCGTACGGCCGGACGCCGCGCTGCTCGCCGAATGCGCCGGGCATCCGCTGCTGGCCGTCGGCGGCCACGGCACGGGCCGTTCGGCCGCCTTCACCTCCGATGTGGCCCCGCACTGGGCCCCGCCGCCGTTCCTGGAGTGGACCGGCTACCCGGAGCTGTGGGACCGCCTGGTGCGCTGGCTCGCGGGGGAGAAACTGTGA
- the deoD gene encoding purine-nucleoside phosphorylase — MTAAASTPSDGTPLPMPAQRTGTPLPTPARRTDTHRPVGTPHISAAPGDFAPLVLMPGDPRRAQRIAERFLDDARLVTDVRGILGYTGSHRGVPMSVLASGMGIPSVSIYATELFRHYGVRRIVRVGTAGALPASVAVRDVVIASAAHTDSSVSRLLVDGVTLSLAPSYRSLRAAVDAADSVEREASDGVAVHIGPVFSSDHFYLDRPAVLDALERRGTLAVEMEAAGLYAVAAAEGGEALAVLTVSDHVRTGEALSAADRETGFDRAVRIAAAALLADG, encoded by the coding sequence GTGACGGCCGCCGCCTCGACGCCGTCGGACGGCACGCCCCTGCCCATGCCCGCCCAACGGACCGGCACGCCCCTGCCCACGCCCGCCCGACGGACCGACACGCACCGGCCCGTCGGCACCCCCCACATCTCCGCCGCCCCCGGCGACTTCGCCCCGCTCGTGCTCATGCCGGGCGACCCGCGTCGGGCACAGCGGATCGCCGAGAGGTTCCTCGACGACGCCCGGCTCGTCACCGATGTGCGCGGCATCCTCGGGTACACCGGCAGCCACCGGGGCGTACCGATGTCCGTCCTCGCCTCCGGCATGGGCATCCCGTCGGTGTCGATCTACGCGACGGAACTCTTCCGGCACTACGGGGTCCGCCGGATCGTCCGGGTCGGCACGGCGGGCGCGCTCCCCGCCTCGGTCGCCGTACGGGACGTCGTCATCGCCTCCGCCGCGCACACCGACTCCAGCGTCAGTCGCCTCCTGGTGGACGGCGTGACCCTCTCGCTCGCCCCCTCCTACCGGTCGCTGCGCGCGGCCGTGGACGCGGCGGACTCCGTCGAACGGGAGGCGTCGGACGGGGTGGCCGTGCACATCGGCCCGGTGTTCTCCAGCGACCACTTCTACCTCGACCGGCCCGCCGTCCTCGACGCCCTCGAACGCCGGGGCACCCTCGCGGTCGAGATGGAGGCGGCCGGGCTGTACGCGGTGGCCGCGGCGGAGGGCGGCGAGGCCCTCGCCGTACTGACCGTGTCGGACCACGTGCGCACCGGGGAGGCACTGTCCGCCGCCGACCGGGAGACCGGCTTCGACCGGGCCGTACGCATCGCCGCGGCCGCGCTGCTGGCCGACGGCTGA